The following is a genomic window from Arthrobacter sp. NicSoilB4.
CGGGGAAACTCGCCCTCGTCCTCGGGACCGAGGGTGCCGGAATGAGCGCCGGCACCCTGGCCGCCGTCGACCTCGCCGTAAAGATCCCCATGCGCCCGGGCGTTGACTCGCTCAACGTCGCGGCAGCGTCCGCCGTCGCGTTCTGGGAGCTCCGGCCCCGGGACTGAAACCAGGCCGCTGAAACAGGGCTGCCGAAACAGGGCTGCCGATACCGGGTTGCCGGACGGAACCGCTGATCAGGCGGCGAAGGAGCCGATCTTCCGCTATGATTGATAGCTGGCCGTCCGGTGCATTCCGCCGGCCATCCCATTCATACCTGGCAACTGGCAAAATCCAGTTGTGCGAACAAAGGTCCAATTATGAAGTCCAATACTCACCCGAAGTACGAAGCTGTTGTTTTCAACGACCTGGCTTCCGGCGTCAAGTTCCTGACCAAGTCCACCGTGTCTTCCAAGAAGACCATCGAGTGGGAAGACGGAAACACCTACCCGGTTATCGACGTCGAAATCTCCTCCGAGTCCCACCCGTTCTACACGGGCAAGCAGCGCATCATGGACTCTGCAGGCCGCGTCGAGCGCTTCAACGCTCGCTTCAAGGGCTTCGGCGGCAAGAAGTAACTTCTTCCCACCAAGGTCTTTTGGAAAAGCCCGCACCGGCAACGGTGCGGGTTTTTTGCGTCCGGAAACCCCGGAAACCCCGGAAAACAGCGAACAACCCTGTGCCTGCAGGGCGGCCGCCGCGTGGCAGGATTAAGGGCATGACAAGCCTTCGCCCGGTACCCGGTTCCAGCAGTCCCGACGACTACGGCACACGCCGCCATGGCGAGTACAAGGTTCCCGGCGGCAAACTCGTGGTGGCCGATCTCGACGTCGTCGACGGGGTCCTCGCGAACGTCTCGCTCAGCGGCGACTTCTTCCTGGAGCCCGACGAGGCGCTGCTGGACATCAACCGTGCGCTCACCGGCCTGCCGGCGGAGTCCGGCGCGGCGGACATTTCCGCCGCGGTGGCGGCGGCCCTGCCAGCCGACGCCGTCCTGTTCGGCTTTTCCGCCGAGGCCGTGGCGGTCACCGTCCGCCGCGCCCTCGCGAAGGCCACCGGCTGGGCGGACCACCACTGGAACATCATCGGGCCCTCCGTGCTGCCCACCCACATCAACGTCGCCCTCGACGAGGTGCTGACCGAAGAGGTCGGCGCGGGCCGCCGCAACCCCACCCTGCGCTTCTGGGACTGGGAGGAACCGTCAGTGGTGATCGGCAGCTTCCAGTCTGTCCGGAACGAACTGGACCCGGCCGGCGTCGAACGCCATGGCATCAGCGTGGTCCGCCGGATCAGCGGCGGGGGAGCGATGTTCATGGAGGCCGGCAACTGCATCACCTACTCGCTGTACCTGCCGCAGACCCTGGTGGACGGCATCAGCTTCGCCGATTCCTACGGCTTCCTGGATGCGTGGGTGATGGCAGCCCTCGAGAAGATGGGGATCAGCGCCTTCTACGTGCCGCTGAACGACATCGCCACCGAGCACGGCAAGATCGGCGGCGCCGCGCAGAAACGGCTCGCCAACGGCGGCATGCTGCATCACGTCACCATGAGCTATGACATCGACGCGGACAAGATGGTGGAGGTCCTGCGGATCGGCAAGGAAAAGCTCTCGGACAAGGGCACCCGCAGCGCGAAGAAGCGCGTCGACCCGCTGCGCCGGCAGACCGGCCTGGCCCGGACCGACATTGTCGCGGCCATGATGGACGTCTTCGCGGAACGCTACGCCGCGACCCCCTCGGAGCTCACCGACGCCGAACTGGCCGCCGCCCACCACCGGGTCGAGGCCAAGTTCGGCACCCAGGAGTGGCTGCACCGGGTCCCGTAGGCCCCTTACGGTCCCTCGACTGCGCCGCCGCCGTTGGAGCACGTCCCATAGCGGCCATTCGTGTCAGATGGGTGTCGGGGTGGGAGACGCTCTTCATCCGTTCGCTACAAGTGGCCGCATTACCCACGAACGGTATATACGGAGCAGTCGTTGGGGGTTAGCCTACAGCCTGTGCCGTAAGGGAACGGTGCAGGTGGCTGCGTTGCTCGATGATGATGCGGCGCAGCGCCCGGGGGGCTTCCGGGTGGCCGTCAAGCCACTCATCGGTCCGGACGACGACGGCGTGGGTGTCCGGGGTGCCGCCGTCGAGGTCCTGGCCCGCCGGGTAGAGGCCGCGGACAATGCGGCTGGCGATTTCGATGCTGCGCCCGGACCACACGTCCTCGAGGCACTCAAAATAACGGTCCACGAATCCAGCGAGCAGGGCCGCCGGTGCCGTGTTGAACCCCGCGATCGTGGCGCTCAGCAGCTGGTTGGAGAGCGACGTACCATGCACCGCCTCCTGCCAGGCAGCCTCCTTGACGGCCGCCTCGGGGCGGGCGGCGAGGGCTGTGGCGTGCCCGGACTTACCGGCGGCGGTGTTGTCCCTTGCCAGCTCGCCCTGGAGCTCCTCGACGGTGGCCTGTCCGTTGGCGGCGAGGGCGTGCCAGAGGTTCCACCGGAGCTCCGGATCCACGGACAGGCCGTCGATCACTTCGCTGCCGTCCAGGATGCCGCGGAGCAGGTCCAGCCTGCTGCCGTCATGGCGGCTGGTCGCGGCGACCGTGCGTGCCCACGCCAGCTGCTGGTCGGAGCCCGGCGCGGCCCGCTGCAGCTCATCGGCTGC
Proteins encoded in this region:
- a CDS encoding type B 50S ribosomal protein L31, with protein sequence MKSNTHPKYEAVVFNDLASGVKFLTKSTVSSKKTIEWEDGNTYPVIDVEISSESHPFYTGKQRIMDSAGRVERFNARFKGFGGKK
- a CDS encoding biotin/lipoate A/B protein ligase family protein, producing the protein MTSLRPVPGSSSPDDYGTRRHGEYKVPGGKLVVADLDVVDGVLANVSLSGDFFLEPDEALLDINRALTGLPAESGAADISAAVAAALPADAVLFGFSAEAVAVTVRRALAKATGWADHHWNIIGPSVLPTHINVALDEVLTEEVGAGRRNPTLRFWDWEEPSVVIGSFQSVRNELDPAGVERHGISVVRRISGGGAMFMEAGNCITYSLYLPQTLVDGISFADSYGFLDAWVMAALEKMGISAFYVPLNDIATEHGKIGGAAQKRLANGGMLHHVTMSYDIDADKMVEVLRIGKEKLSDKGTRSAKKRVDPLRRQTGLARTDIVAAMMDVFAERYAATPSELTDAELAAAHHRVEAKFGTQEWLHRVP